TGGCCGGCAGTTATTTCCTGCAGGGAAGCGACACGTTGGAGATAGTACCAGACCCGCATGAAGACCAATCGGCGCTGGTGTCTTTGGAGAGCCCTGGTGAAGCCATTACCTTCTTTAGCGGTGGTATTACCGGCGACCTCAAGTTGCTGTTCATTTCTTCGGGCACAGTGAAAGCGGCCGCTAAGAGCAAGGTAGCGCAGCGCGAAGGAAATGGTGAGTGCGCGTTTGAAGTGGTGCCTACTTCTGTGTGGCGCGCCGGCCTGGCAGAACCTACCTACACCCGGTCCTATACCGCCACCAAGCACGTGGCCGTGCACCACGCCGCGGGCTCCAACACCGCCACCGACCATTATAAGGTGGTGCGCGACATTTACCTCTACCACCGCAACTCCAACGGCTGGAGTGACATAGGCTACAACTACCTCATTGCCCCAGACGGCACCATTTTCCAGGGCCGCGACAACCCGGCGGGTAACTTTGACCATGATTATGTACTGGGCGCGCACCTGTGCAGCAACAACTCCAACGCCATGGGCATCTGCCTGCTCGGCGATTTCACCAACACCCTGCCTACCCAACAGGCCATGGACGCCTTGTACAAGGTGATCAAGTGGAAGACCAAGAAAGACAACATAGACGTGTTCGGGAGCACGTCCCATACCATAGGACCATCTTCCTACATGGCCACCGCCATGATGCCCAACGTGCTGGGCCACCGCGACGGCTGCCAGACTGGTTACACCGCCTGCCCCGGCAATCTGCTCTACACGAAAATGGCGGATATCAGAAACCAGGTGAACACCATCTGCCCCACTCCTTTGGGCATTTCTGAACCGGGCGCGGCTTCTTTGGTAATAGTGTACCCTAACCCAACAGACGGGGCGCTGCTCCAAACCCAATTCCCCTGGACCTCAGCGGATATCTTTACTTTAGGTGGACGGCTGGTGCAAACCGTTTCCGGCAAGGCAAGCCAGGAACTGAAAGTAGACCACCTGCCGGCGGGCGTGTATCTGTTCAACTTCCAGACGCCCGAGTTTGGCAAAGTGGTTAGAAGAGTAGTGGTGCAGTAAACCCAGAAACCTATTCTACTTAGTTTTCAAACTTCTTTGCCTTTCCGTTTAAAGGCCGTTTTTCTTGAAACAGCTTTAAAACAAAACAGCCCCAAACCGGATTTCCAGTTTGGGGCTGTTTTCATAAAAACGGGCTATAAACGCTTAGATGGCTCCTTCTGGGGCGCCGTCTTGTTGCAGGAATGGGTAGCGGTAATCTACCGGCGGCACAAACGTTTCTTTGATGGTACGGGCCGTGGTCCAGCGTAGCAGGTTCAGCATAGAACCGGCCTTGTCATTGGTACCCGAGGCGCGCGACCCGCCAAACGGCTGCTGGCCCACTACAGCCCCGGTAGGCTTGTCATTGATGTAGAAGTTACCGGCGGCGTGCGTCAGTTTCTTGGTGGCGGTTTCTACGGCGTAGCGGTCATTG
This Rufibacter radiotolerans DNA region includes the following protein-coding sequences:
- a CDS encoding N-acetylmuramoyl-L-alanine amidase, producing MTKLLPLLSALLFCLSLSASAQGINPVRDTVVTVQPGQSYPLRLQKAGAIAVKCETCTLAGSYFLQGSDTLEIVPDPHEDQSALVSLESPGEAITFFSGGITGDLKLLFISSGTVKAAAKSKVAQREGNGECAFEVVPTSVWRAGLAEPTYTRSYTATKHVAVHHAAGSNTATDHYKVVRDIYLYHRNSNGWSDIGYNYLIAPDGTIFQGRDNPAGNFDHDYVLGAHLCSNNSNAMGICLLGDFTNTLPTQQAMDALYKVIKWKTKKDNIDVFGSTSHTIGPSSYMATAMMPNVLGHRDGCQTGYTACPGNLLYTKMADIRNQVNTICPTPLGISEPGAASLVIVYPNPTDGALLQTQFPWTSADIFTLGGRLVQTVSGKASQELKVDHLPAGVYLFNFQTPEFGKVVRRVVVQ